The stretch of DNA CTTTATTGCTTTCTTGTCATTTGtcaattaatctaaattatatATCTGAACAAATATTTCCAGTAACTGAACTATTGAGAGTTTTGCCTCCCGTGTTTTTTAGGGCTCTGTATGCTGCACAGATTGTAAAGGAACAGGTTTTCGTGCAAAGTGGCTGGGAGACCCTCCGATCTCCAACCCACCAATTTCCAAGTAGCGAAAAACTTTATCAAATCCACTGGGAAGAAACTGCTTCGACTGGTAAAGGCTCCCGTGTATGATCTCCTTGTTGAGAACCGAGTTTCTTGATCAACTCCATAGCAGGTTTCTCTAAGACATCTTACACAATATACTTGTAGACTTCATACACACATGCACAACATGTTTTTGTTTCATAGTTTTGAAGTAAAATGTGATTTTCAGTTCATTCAATCTCCATTGACACTGTGCTTGTTTGGCATATCTTATAAGTCATTCATTGTgaataattgataattaattcCAACTTATTTGTTACACaaagaaagtatattatttaatctATTATCTCTATACCCAAGTAAATAAACTTGACCAAACAGGGACAGTATTATTGCTGTCTTTGCTTGGAAGATCCATAATGGTTTAGGCCTATGCTAGATAATAATTGTTTGATTGAACCATTCTATGCCCCCCATCCACAATACTCAGACCAAAATGTCATTGGTATAACAATGTtcacataataatatttatatgatttGTCCACACAGAATTATATGCTTCCTTGAATATAATTCCCTTGTTTTCTTTTCTGTATTTTACttcaaaatatcataatttCTTAAATTTCGGAGTTTAAATCCATCTTGTATTTTTACCCCATCCATTGTCAGACCAAGAGACAAGATGGTCCTACAATTGATAGGAATAAAGAGACAAGATGACTAAATGAATGACTAATTGTGGCAAACAAATAAAAGTCAAAtatgtaatatactaatatgataaaattaaaagaataggactaaatgtgacaatactGCAATAgtaaaaaactaaaagtgaaatttgctctAAATTTAAAGATAATGTTCCCTAATGCATATAATTGAAAAGAGAAGAGAAATGAGACCTCACACAAACTGCATTGGCATTTGATGAAATTTTGGAGCAAAACATGTTTAAAGATAGGAACAAATTTACAATAGTGAATCAATTTTAGAGTATCCATGATCTTGAATGCTCCCTAATAGCTACACTTTCCAGACTAAACAAGGATGAAAACCCTTCTTTTAAAAGAAGCCACCAGAGCCTTGCCAAACTAGACATTATATGTCTACTCTATAGTCTATACCACCTGAGAACTCATGAAATCCTCTGCTCAGTTCCCTGGCACAATTGCTGAAAAGAGAAGATGGTTGATATCCTCAGAAACCGCCTCCTGATCTTCATCATCTGCAGATTGGAAATTACAAGGATTAACGAAGGCAAAGCTGACAGGTCAAGAAATGGTTTGGACTATTAAAGGCACTGAATAAGCACTTCCAGAGCACCAAGGGAATCATTGTGCcaaggggaatttttttttttttttttttttaaacataacagGGAGGCAAATAATTTCACGGGGTGTACAATGGCATAATGGGAATGATAGTGTAGTGTACTTTagtaaaatgaaaaatgaaaccgAAGGACTCAAGGCCTGGTTGGTTCAAAAGTTGCAAGTGAAGGGACAACTAACAATCTCTTCTACGGTTCTACCTTAGTTCACACGattaaaaacataaacaataaaaaaaacacatctTTGCGTTTACAACTAATATACCTGCTCCCGCTCTTACTTGAGCTGTCCATTCATCAATTACCTACATATCAAGAGATTAAAAAGTATTCGTCAACTACCTAGGTATCAAGAGATTAACAATGGCCTACAACACTATGAGAACgagaaagagagagggagaacTACACTTTCCATTTCCAAAATgcagaaagagaaagaaaattacattattaGAGCATGAAAATATGTAGCAAGGCTAACAAATACCATGGCAAAGCTTGGCCAGGGCACCGTATCTAGAAACCTTGCCACTCATAATAAATTTTGGTTGCTTGCTGGCAAATGGTGCAAGTTCTGTAAACACCACTTGGAAAATAGACAACCTCTTAACTAAACTCCAGATCAAGTGTTTAATTGATATTTGCTTGACATGAGAAAACAAGTTAAATTTCATTCATTTCTTCTATTATCAGGTAGGTGACCagtcaaaaaagaaaaagaaaaagaaagactaGATTGGTACTCATAAAACAGTAAAATGTAGAGAATAAGTAGATGTGAGTATAATTTCCCACTCAAGAGGACTAGAAGAGAAGTCATTGCAACTACTTTCAGAATGTTTACACATGCCAATAGAATGTAAAAATCCAAATCTCGTATAGGGACCCACAAGGCGAGATGCTCCAGAAACTGTGAATTATATGCTCATTTAACTATTGGGAGGTAGGATTAGGGATTAGGGAGCAACTAGTGTAGCAATGTGAATCTTTCATCTCGAGAACCACCATAAGTTCAAAGTGATTATGATGCAATAACCTAATTACCTGGTTGAAATTAGCAAATTCTGGATCATTACTGTCATCAATGACAGGTACACCTGCGGACGCTTGAAGTTTCTGCACCAATGACCGATTCCCAACTAAGGTAGTCCTGGCTTTGTCAATTAAATCCTGTTAGCATCACCAGTGGAAAATTTTTTAATCTTAAacataaacaggtcaatttgagAAAATTGTGAAATTGTCTATAATTCTCAAAGgattaaataaaatgaaaagaggATTCAATTGAACCATTGATAGCCAATCTTCTCCTCTCTTTAGAGAAGTATGACTTCAAGCACAAACCACAGTATAACCCTTCAAACCCTCATAATCAATATAGAATGGCATACTCACAACACACAAGTTGGTCAAATATCAAAGTGAATTAGTGAAACAAAAGTGAAAATATCTACTGTTGCATACACATACACCAATTGAACTTTACTGCTATGTGTAGACAAATGTCTATACAGGATTCCATCTTATTGTCTGTGCTGCTATGGTAGCTGAAaagtttttagtttttgaagAACTAATATGAATTGATTTCGACTTATTAGGCTTTGACCTTGAGCAATAAACTTCACTTTCCTCTTTTATCCaacctatatataatatatgattaaGGGTGAGTCTCGTGTTATAAACACAGATCGGGTCAAGAATGgaatgtaatacttatgctgAAAAAtctaatactaatcaggaataaattatgtttttacttataataagagaaagtgtaatactattgaggaaaaatataataccttcaaatcaaaatgtaatatttagggaTTCAATAgctacttatgagaaaaaagtgtaatactaattGGGTGTAAATTGATTGAtcgttacttatgagaaaaaatgtaatacttatgaaaattGTGATACTTTGATGAAAAAGATACATGAGACGATCTCACAGGAGATTTTGCCTTTGAGTAATGCTTTAATCTATCTTCACAACCAAAGAAAGagcaaaaaatgaaccaaaaccCTTCATTCGGGTGTACTTCGCTCACACATTACACTTTCGGTtatcaaaatcatttaaatttccTGGCATTTTCAGATATTTTCTCACCTGAACTCCAAAACAAAATCCATTGCAGTTTCAATTTCCTCAATCAATGCAGAGAATATTCAAAGCACAAAACTTTCTAATACTAACTGCAAGAATACCTGTTTGGCAGCTAGAAGCTCGCGACACTGCTCCTGTATGGACGCCAATTCTTCCTGTATCTTGTTAATCCGTGACACAAGCTTCATAGGGTTAGTCTGAAACCAGGAAAATTAGGGATGAGAAGACAAAACCAGGCCGATCCATGTAGTAATTCATTAAGAATTTTAGGAAAAACGCGATTGAATCCCGACGTTGTCGGAGTAGACTTGCTGGAACTCCTTCTCGAGCTTGAAGGAGACGAGATTAAGATCGTGGTTTGCTTTGGTGAAGAGGCTCACTAACCCATCTGCTGCTTGGTGATGATAATCATGGGGATGCCCCATCTAGCTCCTCACTGTTGTTGGTTTATGGAGAGTGTAGAAATGTAGAATGGGCGATTTTGAATTCTGGAGCGGGGAAAATCCGCTCTTATTCGGTGTCGGGTTGATGAGAGGGTCCGATACCGACCGGGTCCCTTGTTTGGGTGGGTAGGATTGTAAACTGTCAATgtgtttagtttattttatgaaaaatgagtagaattgtataattaaacattttaattgttttatttaaaatacaaaatatatttataataaaaataatgaatgtAGCATATAAGACCTGAACTTAATAAGTGGTGAGGATAACATGATTGAACAAGAGTAAGAATTGCTAGGTAAAATAAGAAGAAATTATAATTGCAGATTAGCAGCTAGTAATACTCAAAATAAGGCATCCGAAGTTTCTGTACAATCTTGATATTGTCTGGccaataaaaacacattgaGTTCCATTACTTCCATATACCACAAAGCTACCCCCCAGTCTATTGGTAAAATGAGGAAGTTCTAATCCTCCCCTTCACAGTTTCAAGATCTTGAAAACTGGATGCAACCTAATTGAAGCatatgttccatctcaactaaaagtctaagctgatagttggactgtacatttatgtttatatattatttatgctcaacaactATAACCAAATCTGAACTGGGTTCAAGACCTAAGAACACAGACTAAACTCATCAAATTCTCTGGATTCACAGCCTTCTGTGAGTCCTTATGAAGTTTGTTGTATTCATGGCAATTGCAGTAGAGCAGGCATATACCCCGGCCAAGCACAGGGACGTCGAGAGCAAGAACGCCGCCTTCCACTGCCTTCCAGACACTAGAATCGCCACTGCAGTCGAGACGAGGGCAGCAGCAGCGAGGGTGTTTTTCCACGTCTCGAAGCTTTTGATCGCGCTACTGCAGGACTTGCAGTGTATCACATGTCGGAAGTATCTGTTGGAGAAATTTGGAGCGTGCATCGTTCCAATCCCTCCCTTGGCTGGTTGGGAAGCCGAGAGGCTTGCAACGAGGCCTGCTGGAGCGTGCTCGACAATGGCTGGCTGCTCGGGAAGGGAAATGGAACTGTGCCCGAAATAGTAAGGCATGCCATGCCCAACTTTGTCCATCCACTTCCTGTACTCGGCTACCCAAGTGTCCGAGGACCTCAAATTCAAGTACAGTTCCTTCGTGGGAACCCGCTCTTTCATTAGCGTCTCGTTTTGTGAGGACAGGAACCCCATATCCTGCTCAAAAACCTTGCCCGCATTCTGGTGAAAGAACCACTCCGGAATAATCTTTAGTAGCCCAGTTCTTTTTCTCGTGTTCCCAAATCTCACTATGAGCATGGATTTTCCCTGCCCAGATGGTCTGCAAAGAAAGAGACCAGAAAAGTAATCCTTCGTCCCGTTCTCATCAATTATTTCCCTGTTGTTCTGAAGAACACATGGAGCTTCAAACCGTAAGAAATTGGGGATGTAGTTTGGCTTGCCTTGGTCCGATTTTCTGCCCCACCAACCAGCAAAACCACGCCCAGTCCTCTCTGTCACCTCGAAAAATAGGGGTCCAGCATCTTCCCTCTTTGCAGTAAAATCTGTTCTATCATGAGATATAGGGACATGAGCTGGATCCATGAGGTTTTCAAGAAGAATCGAGTGATCATACGGGAGCTCGTGGGTGGTAGAAATATCCCGAAAGCCAGGCCTTTCGAAGTTTTCAAACCAAGGAATTTTTTCGGGTTTTGGTGGTGTTTTGTGAGACATCCATATCCATATCACTCCCTGCGAGTCCCTTATTTCATATGGTTTGGTACAAGCAGACCTCGGAATTTTCGCATCTTCGGGTAACTGTAAAGAACAAAACAGCCACAATGAACACCGAGATTTCAACTTCCAAATCTCAAATTTTCTCTGTATGGATCACAACAATGGTTGTTGAAATCAAACCTGGGGTATCTTTACACATTTTCCATCCCCGTCAAATTGCCAACCGTGATACAGACACTCAAGTTTCCCGTCAAACAGTTGGCCTTCAGATAGTTTTGCTAACCTGAGATAAAAGCATTATGGTCAACACGTAATCATAGCTTTGCTGGAATATGCAGGTTGATGAGAGAAAATGCCATATTTCAAGCTCATTTGTATACAAACATTCAGCACGTAATCATAGTTAAATTTGACCTTGGGCGTTTAGTTCGAGGGATGTTTTTAGCTAATGTAACATTCATGGGAATCTCACATAACTTAAGAAACTGGCCGGAATGGATTCCCATGAATATGGCAAAAAATGAACAGATAAAACAAGTTTGGGAATCTCACGTTCCCTGCTAGAGATGTCTcacattttttggtgtacaacATTCTTATATTCACATTACTACTAGGATTATGtgatataacttgaaccaaacaccttAGTGGTATCTTAGTGGAAGGCATATTAACCACAGGGACAGCTATGGGGTACCGGTACCATAAAAATAGAGGCAAAGATGGGCATTTCTTGAGATTAAATTGAGAACATATAGCATTTGCACATAAACCAAAAGTGGACCGaacaagctctgataccatttGGTTCTTGTGTACACAAAGTGAACCGAACAAGCTCTAATACCATGTTAGAATCTAAAATTAGGCTGAggtcactcaactgggctataatgcacacaTACCAAACCacattaaaagattgaatctaaTCAATTAGTTAGTTTAACCATAACACTAAACAATCCTACTAAACTACAACAAGGAAGAAACATGTTATCAGCACAGCTCTTGAAGCACATCAAAGTGGTTTCACCTGCTATGACTTGGAAGGTTGAGTTACCTTAAGGGTGCCATTGACATACACACTACTAATAGCTGGTTATACAATGGAAATATTGGTTCAAGCACCAAGCATGCATAAGATCACAACATGCCATTCATGACCTATACGAGCACTTCTAGACCTCGACTGTCAAGACTTGTGCAAGGTAGGGGCAACCccttgataaccacaaggttcTAAGTTCAACTCTCAATAGGAGTGGCCTATTGACGTTCTTGGTTTAGGCATATCAGCTATGGACAATCTAGGTTGGTTTAACCTCTGCTAGCTAGAGTCACAAGGCGGAATTCACCCAGAATTCAGTATCTTTTTCCAATTATATTGGTGTTCTTAGTTTAGGCATATCAACTATGGACAATCTAGACTGGTTTAACCTCTGCTAGCTAGCTAGAGTCACAAGGCAGGATTCACCCAGAATTCAGTATCTTTTTCCAATTATATTGGCGTTCTTAGTTTAGGCATATCAGCTATGGACAATCTAGGCTAGTTTAACCTCGGCTAGCTAGAGCCACCTTAAGGTGGGATTCACCCAGAATTCAGTATCTTTTTCCAATTATCCTTCTAAGTAACAATAATTGGACCAACAGCTATCTCCATACTCAAGCTCATCACACATAAACACACAACAAAATGGTGACAATCAAATCAAGGGCTTGAACCAAATCAAGAAAGACAAAAACTTGGGAGGAGAAAAGGGGCGAATTACCTATGGGGGCATCGATCTTCAAAGCATCTGAGCACCCCACTGCCATCCCGGTAGAGAACCACCTGCTTATCAAAGACAGTGAGCCCTAGAGGGGCATCATCAGGCACATTCTTGGCGAGATAGAGAGGGTACCACTCCTCAGCCCAATTGTACTCCACAACCACCCTCTCATCCTTCAATTCTTGGCTAGTGAGCCCCAAGATCACACTCTCCCCATCGCCCCCCACTTTCTCCGCAATTGCAGCGCACTTGGAGCCGCGATTCTTCGAGATTTTCCGGCAACGGGGAAAGGGAATCTGGGGTTTAGGAGTTGGGAATGGAAGATAAGAGTGGGAATGTTTGGGGAGATAAAGATCGGAGGCAAAAGGCAGCAGCAAAGCCATCTTATTTTGTTATTTCTTTCTGGTTTCTAGGCGGCGGCGGTTGTGGTTTAACGGGGAAATGCGGCGGAGAAGGGGTGGCGAGGTGGGTGGGGTTGAGGTGGACTGGACAGTGAACATGCATAGAAGTCAGAAGCGTAGAAGGTTGTTGCTTGTTGCCATGTAGAACTAACGTTGGCCACACAAACATGTAGGATTATACAAGACTGTACTAGATTGAGATGTAAAGAAAATTCCACCACTCCATGCTAGTAATTATGTTAGAATAGCTTGCAAGGAAAAACCACTTAAATATAGCCAAATATGCTATTCATAAGCAAATCGTTAATGCAATTTATCATATATGTAAGTGAAAGAGTTATACTAAGATCTTGTCTAGAACAAAAATAAacctatgatttttttatttgaaaaaatcacAACTATGATGTTTGATCACAATGTATTTGAcatattctttattttgtattttaaattagataaaaatgattaaaactAAATTAGTAAGCAACACCCTTAAAATACAAAAGAATATGATTCTAATCTTGAAAATgcttagagttttttttttttgatcaaaaGATGAGGGTAAAAACCCATGCTACTGCTaggaaaactaaaaaatagcaTCACCCCCATAGTTGGAGGTTCTACGAAGGACCTCTATGCCAATGCAGTCTTCGTGTAACAATGCAACACATTCGGTTGGGGCACCACTTAGCTCAAGAAGTGTCACCGGGCTCCTTAGCGCCATTTTCGCCAGAGCATCAGCAACCTTGTTTTGTTCCCGGAATACGTGTTTGCATTCAATATATTGAAACCAAACCATATCGACAACGCTCCACAATATTCTGGTAGCCACCTTTCGTTTGCTCATTGTTTCGCAGGACATTAATAATAGTCCGAGAGTCACTTTCCAAAATTACGTTGCGAAACCCCAACCGAAGCGCTTGTCGCAAGCCATGCCACACCGCCCATGCTTCGGCTTCATCAATGGAACATATTCCAATATGTGCAACAAAACCCCCCTGCCACTGACCAGCACAATCACGGATGAGTCCACCACAGCCTGCCTTTCCATCCTTTGATCGACTTCCATCCACATTCACTTTGACACAACCGGATTGCGGCTTGCTCCATGAAACCGCAGTCGCATTGCCATTTCTATCAGCCAAACCGGGACCTTTAGCTTTTGAAAAAGCAGCTTTAATCTCCGTTTCCTGTCTCGCAATCCACTGCACTTTGTGATCAACCGGCCGACAGCAACCATTAAAGATGCGTTCATTCCGCCATTTCCAGAGCCACCAAAGACGAATAGCGAATTTCTCGGGCCAGTCGTCCTCAAAACCAGTGCGTTTATTCCCTTGCAAGTTAACGGTAAGCCAATCGGCCCAGCATAGATGACTAAGGCGAGCAGCCACCGTTGCGCTATACGCACTCCTCCAGATAAACACAGCTTCATCACAATGGCGGAACAAGTGCTCGCAGTCCTCCGATTTTCCTGCACAAACCGAGCAAAAAATGTCAGAAGTAATGTGTCTTCTAGCACGTTCAACATTAGTAAGAAGTTTGCCATGCTTAAGAAgccaaacaaaaatacaaattctCTGAGGCACTTTTAGCGCCCAAATTTTATTCCAGATGTCGTGCTCGTTCCCCACAGGAGCAGAGACTAAATCAGCATACGCGGAACGAATCGAGAACTCTCCAGTAGGTGAAAATTTCCAGATGATTTCATCCTCGCTATCATCGTTCCCGGATAGCATAGTACCATTTAGCTTGAGCATGCTTAGAGTTTGGTAATTAAAATACAAGGGACTGAAAGTACAGCATAATGAACAATTAAGGGATTAAATCTGTTTAAATCAATTAACGTGAATCAAATTtcagaaaataaaacaattcaaacgtcaaaaatgttatttttccttACAATAATAACTATATGTTTTTCTACATAAAAAGTATggtcttttatttattattttcttcattctttttttttttttaagtatatgGTCTTTAGTTATCCATTTTGTTCATGTTACAACTAATGTAATAGGCTTTTGGACATGTGCTCTCAGGACCAATGCACGGGCCCAAAAAAATTAGGACCCAATTtcattatatacataattttttatgttaGAAATTTCactacctttttttttcttttcaaaacattttataaaacaaatagtcaaaagaaaatacaaCGCATACCAGCACGATGACCGTgaagtaaaaactaaaaatcatGCAAGTTCATACATATATGATTACattcttaattttaatattttctttaaaaaaattcttaataagttaatcaaataattaagcACATTCATAAATCTTGACTTATTATTACGTATTATAATTGTATGGCCGATTGATTTTTTCATGGCAAAAAGCAATTTTTCATGGTAAAAGGGAAAATGAACTTGTAACATCAGGAGAAAGGATGCTCTGATCTCCTATCTTTTGAATGGGAAAACAGCACATACCAGGGAGTAACAGCTAACTCTAATACTTTTTGAACAGCTAAAGTACAGTATAATTTTGAATTATCAGTGTTGAAATAAGAAGTTTAAACTACTCTAGTTATCCATTCTTTTTATAAATGAATTAATGTCCGATTTGGTTattgactattaggatttcaccatttTGATCATTGACTTCcaaacttgttcaatttcattCCCAACTATGTAATTGTTAGCTAAAACGGTTCTAAAAAGGACTATTTTGGTTTGAACAAAGGACTAATACAGGTAAGAAAATTACATAGTTAATGGTGAAATTaggtattaatttttattttttttaaataaagaagctaattcattaatcataggctgaaacgtttacaataaagatAGATGGAATGGTtaaacattccttacagtcagacatagtaacaacttccctagcatagaaaacttgattcgcagactgtttcacaaatttgaagctgaattctttggacgaacttaaagcttctttaatgatttggtcaaacgtaccctgacactggttgaatagtcttgcacaccacctgagtatctattttcattcttctatccattgacaatatctccatcgtCATTCTTCTATTTATTGACAATATCTCAATTGGGTTATACTGCATATCATAGTCCATAGGAGTTTCTTTCtcattgtcatgtttgtcacccaggatgagattcacgtacgctatgactagttttatcgtttcacgcattatgaaaaaagaactcgccaagtaaacgagaggaagaaactcgtcaaaacaacgagaggaaaaacacaaaaactgcaaacaaaattaaaccaataaaataaagcaaagggAAACAATAGTGCGAAAATAACAGGGTAACGACCGGTAGCGGTGGAGATGGAGGAGAAAACAGTGAATGCAAAAAAGACAATAAAGATGGATGCTGCCCGAGGTGGAGATAGCAGCAGGGAAGACGATTGGACGCCGCCTCCGATCGACTTGCTTCACGGAGGCGGCGGCCGTGAAGGAAGCAAAAGAGAGAGAACTTCGATCAGTAGGGTTTGCGTTTTAGTTGGCTCTCCGCATGTTaggtattaattttttttataaattatatggaaaagggtcaaataggcccacaaTCTTTagttttgaaaaatcaattagttctctaaattttttaaaggtgcaattacacATATCAACaatgaaacccaaaaaaaaaaaaaaaaaaaaaaaaaaaaaaagacaatgaaaCCCATAAATTGATTAATGACCTACTATCACATGTCATTAAGATTCCGGCAACTCGCAAGCATAATTCTGTTGAAATTTCAGGAAAAAAATGACCGGTGACCTTGGTCTACTTTTCAGTGACCGGTGACCGCACCTCACTTTGTTGCCTAAAATTTCTTCAGAATCTCCCTGGCGGGTTGCCGGAATTCTAATAACTTGTGATAGCAGGTCATTAATCGATTTTTAGTCTTTATtgcattattaaaataaattgttgatgtgtgtaattgcacctttaaaaagtttatggCGCTAATTAACTTTTCAACTAAAGTTCGAAGGCTTATTTGAATATTATtcctaaattataattacattcGTAATTAATAGGATACTAACAATTATATAGCATATgtacaaattaaactattacatataatttctattattttagtTCCGGCCTTGAAtacaatatttcaaatttagtaCTAGATTGGTAGTAGTTAGATCTTCCTCGAACTGATATCATCTTGAAATATAATTGACGAAATTAAAGTATTGCaaaacaaagtatatatatataaatttaggtGATCTCATCaaaatattctctttttttttttttgataacaaGACAAGTTTCACAACCATTTCGAGTGTGAGTAAACCCACCTCATAACCTTGTCggtaaaggaccacaaagaAGTAAACCGGTTACCCATAGGCCATAGTTGACCGGTTCAAACCAAGCGAGCAATGgttcaaactcgtgaccttgtagTTACAAGTGTGGATCTCTTACCATCTTAGTTGGGGTTACCTCCAACGAAATATTATTGGTCTAGTGGCTTGTGATCCTTAGACCTTAGTTCATATAGCAACACCATGGTTTGACTCTCATTATCTACAATATTATCATGTttaatagttataccatgaacaCGTACGGGTTCACCTTACAAAGTGAACCCATGcccatttatatattgaatgttcacaatttaaattgtgaatattcagtatgtgtATTTTAAACTCGAGTCCAGGGAATAATTTGTCTAGTCTATAAGGCTATagcctttattatttatcttttgGACGTTAGCAGTTTGAGTAATAATGCTACTATTTTCTTAACCCACATTTTGAGTAATAATTTGTCTAGTCTATAatattattggcaaattatactgtgcaccacggtgcacatagcaatgtgcaccacatacctaaacgacgtcgttttaagcattgtaaactaatcgtccgtttttttttggaaatcacgtttcccgttttggCCGGTCTCtctatttatgttaat from Ipomoea triloba cultivar NCNSP0323 chromosome 7, ASM357664v1 encodes:
- the LOC116025636 gene encoding uncharacterized protein LOC116025636; protein product: MGHPHDYHHQAADGLVSLFTKANHDLNLVSFKLEKEFQQVYSDNTNPMKLVSRINKIQEELASIQEQCRELLAAKQDLIDKARTTLVGNRSLVQKLQASAGVPVIDDSNDPEFANFNQVIDEWTAQVRAGADDEDQEAVSEDINHLLFSAIVPGN
- the LOC116025334 gene encoding protein TIC 55, chloroplastic, translated to MALLLPFASDLYLPKHSHSYLPFPTPKPQIPFPRCRKISKNRGSKCAAIAEKVGGDGESVILGLTSQELKDERVVVEYNWAEEWYPLYLAKNVPDDAPLGLTVFDKQVVLYRDGSGVLRCFEDRCPHRLAKLSEGQLFDGKLECLYHGWQFDGDGKCVKIPQLPEDAKIPRSACTKPYEIRDSQGVIWIWMSHKTPPKPEKIPWFENFERPGFRDISTTHELPYDHSILLENLMDPAHVPISHDRTDFTAKREDAGPLFFEVTERTGRGFAGWWGRKSDQGKPNYIPNFLRFEAPCVLQNNREIIDENGTKDYFSGLFLCRPSGQGKSMLIVRFGNTRKRTGLLKIIPEWFFHQNAGKVFEQDMGFLSSQNETLMKERVPTKELYLNLRSSDTWVAEYRKWMDKVGHGMPYYFGHSSISLPEQPAIVEHAPAGLVASLSASQPAKGGIGTMHAPNFSNRYFRHVIHCKSCSSAIKSFETWKNTLAAAALVSTAVAILVSGRQWKAAFLLSTSLCLAGVYACSTAIAMNTTNFIRTHRRL